The proteins below are encoded in one region of Neisseria macacae ATCC 33926:
- a CDS encoding IgG-binding virulence factor TspB family protein: MTFFHQKYSALILSALILCSSSVFAAQTNFQMGNGVNAKVDDGFRNLINRSYTPHFEKYVSKQSVSAEIFHSSTGASSAARIGATVVATVSRPTVLSRAYGLVTQGARIAASSRGNLYIGGALLAYEAYKAVKGDLESEGYIADESGTFLKTYDDALCIVTWQGDKKVYSNCLPLDSSLVRAFEKGGQSQKEAEFLLKSRTEREARKYFEQLKSRDHWYDGYIFKECKIGSINARCSVEKKVDERTPIIFERLQNRQSEVLTPEKFLEIATPAIDRNPTPFVEGAGRPDYSEGVQVAPGTSVTLGPATGQDGRPFQITISFTTGADGNTTATVTTTPRPDLTPGSPAAPKNNPTPTPGENGKPGSQPDPNPDGKPGSQPDPTPDGSPSDKTKPDPDGSPSGKDKPDPSNTPDGKDDPKPDDKPKEDDKPKQDGGLLCEVFPNILACDKMGKPEEGMFDSITIPHITDDTTWNTDNFLPPNGVCPQPKSFNIWGRPVQISYEPLCVFMQNIRFAVLLGFIIMSAFIVFGSLRKG, translated from the coding sequence ATGACATTCTTTCATCAAAAGTATTCAGCGCTGATATTGAGTGCTTTAATTCTTTGTTCGAGTAGTGTTTTTGCTGCACAGACAAATTTTCAAATGGGAAATGGTGTAAATGCTAAAGTTGATGATGGTTTTAGGAATTTAATCAATAGAAGCTATACTCCACACTTTGAAAAATATGTATCAAAACAATCAGTATCTGCTGAAATATTTCATTCTTCTACCGGAGCTTCATCGGCTGCCCGAATCGGCGCAACCGTTGTAGCAACCGTCTCCCGCCCAACAGTCCTATCCAGAGCCTACGGTCTAGTCACTCAAGGCGCAAGAATAGCAGCCTCCAGTCGAGGCAATCTCTACATAGGCGGCGCACTGCTCGCCTACGAAGCCTATAAAGCCGTCAAAGGCGATCTAGAGTCAGAAGGCTACATAGCAGACGAAAGCGGAACATTCCTAAAAACCTATGATGACGCCCTATGTATTGTGACTTGGCAAGGGGACAAAAAGGTTTACTCAAACTGTCTGCCACTGGATTCGTCCTTAGTACGAGCTTTTGAAAAAGGCGGACAAAGCCAAAAAGAAGCCGAATTTTTGTTGAAAAGCAGAACAGAACGCGAAGCGCGTAAATATTTCGAGCAACTCAAATCCCGCGATCATTGGTACGACGGCTATATTTTCAAAGAATGCAAAATTGGATCAATCAATGCCCGTTGCAGTGTTGAAAAAAAAGTCGATGAAAGAACCCCGATAATTTTCGAACGTTTGCAAAACCGACAATCCGAAGTCCTCACCCCTGAAAAATTCCTCGAAATCGCCACACCCGCAATCGACCGCAATCCGACGCCGTTTGTGGAAGGCGCCGGGCGTCCTGATTATAGCGAAGGTGTCCAAGTTGCCCCCGGAACATCAGTAACCCTTGGCCCGGCGACAGGACAAGACGGCAGACCCTTCCAAATAACCATCAGCTTCACAACAGGCGCGGACGGCAACACAACCGCAACCGTCACCACAACCCCGCGCCCCGACCTCACACCGGGCAGTCCTGCCGCGCCAAAAAACAACCCAACCCCGACACCGGGCGAAAATGGCAAGCCAGGTTCACAACCCGACCCAAATCCCGACGGAAAGCCAGGTTCGCAACCCGACCCAACGCCTGACGGCAGTCCGTCCGATAAAACAAAACCAGACCCCGACGGCAGTCCAAGCGGTAAAGACAAACCTGATCCAAGTAATACCCCAGACGGCAAAGACGATCCAAAACCCGACGACAAGCCGAAAGAGGATGACAAACCAAAGCAAGATGGCGGGCTGTTGTGCGAAGTATTTCCGAACATCTTGGCATGCGACAAAATGGGCAAGCCCGAAGAAGGTATGTTTGACAGCATTACAATACCCCATATAACTGATGATACTACGTGGAATACCGACAACTTCCTACCGCCAAACGGCGTTTGTCCTCAACCCAAAAGCTTCAACATTTGGGGCAGACCGGTACAAATCAGCTACGAACCGCTCTGCGTATTTATGCAAAATATCCGTTTTGCTGTTTTACTCGGATTCATTATCATGTCCGCCTTTATCGTTTTCGGCTCTTTAAGAAAGGGATAA
- a CDS encoding major capsid protein, translated as MKLMNTCRKYGAKLAVVAAAPLALATSAYAALPEAAKTGIDSAKADGLEAGWLVVGVFAALFVIAIVKRLLR; from the coding sequence ATGAAATTGATGAACACTTGCCGTAAATACGGCGCAAAACTGGCAGTAGTTGCTGCCGCTCCCTTGGCTCTGGCCACATCTGCCTATGCCGCTTTGCCCGAAGCCGCAAAAACAGGTATTGATTCAGCGAAAGCCGACGGCCTTGAAGCAGGCTGGTTGGTAGTCGGCGTATTTGCCGCCCTGTTCGTCATTGCCATCGTGAAACGCTTGTTGCGATAA
- a CDS encoding replication initiation factor domain-containing protein: MKNISTKKAHEAAFSGGSVSDAPKAASCADMAPPLSNRGGAETEAALSTEQETFEKYTTFLTDSKGRLIEVPLRRGKANSAFIDQISFSIHEDTFSLLAGYPLVADDEYIVRASMVLADIFGFGITEKAKHSGGRFYDSCWLMGTDNAQYGRVHFGGQNNTMLIEVTATGCNAASDGWESRLYNFILQAVRPKITRIDIAKDFFQGEYTPEQAKADRLAGKFTNHHMMPDGESVGTDWESNNGKGKTYYVGSRESSKYVRVYEKGKQLGDKESQWVRFEIEFKAKDIVIPFEVLTVPGEYFGGAYPVCAQFQEKAKRIEAVKKNLELTFERCIEVAKNQVGRAINAAKSMFPHKDRSEILAMFEADHDLLPKRLSLEVYSCTENHATAIHDKPEGSLWLNESAQVLLEMAIEQKNKMTKLIEAKHEEDYLNLMYDRYAYRF, from the coding sequence ATGAAAAACATCAGCACCAAAAAAGCGCATGAAGCCGCGTTTAGCGGCGGCAGCGTAAGCGACGCGCCAAAGGCGGCTTCATGCGCCGATATGGCGCCCCCCTTATCTAACAGGGGGGGAGCAGAAACCGAGGCGGCTTTGAGTACCGAACAAGAAACTTTTGAAAAATACACTACCTTCTTGACTGATTCAAAAGGCCGTTTGATTGAAGTTCCTTTGCGTCGTGGTAAAGCCAATTCCGCATTCATCGACCAAATCAGTTTTTCAATCCACGAAGATACATTTTCACTGCTCGCCGGTTATCCATTGGTTGCCGATGATGAATACATCGTCCGCGCATCTATGGTTCTGGCCGATATTTTTGGTTTCGGTATTACCGAAAAAGCCAAGCATTCGGGTGGTCGTTTTTATGATTCATGCTGGTTGATGGGTACAGACAATGCCCAATATGGCCGCGTCCATTTTGGTGGGCAAAACAATACCATGCTGATTGAAGTCACGGCCACAGGTTGCAATGCAGCATCTGACGGTTGGGAATCACGACTTTATAACTTCATCCTACAGGCAGTCCGTCCCAAAATTACCCGTATCGACATTGCCAAAGACTTTTTTCAAGGCGAATACACGCCCGAGCAGGCCAAAGCCGACCGTCTCGCCGGTAAGTTCACAAACCATCACATGATGCCCGATGGCGAATCAGTCGGCACGGATTGGGAATCAAACAACGGCAAGGGCAAAACCTACTATGTAGGCTCCCGTGAATCGTCCAAATACGTTCGCGTTTACGAAAAAGGCAAGCAACTTGGCGACAAAGAAAGCCAGTGGGTGCGTTTTGAAATTGAATTCAAAGCCAAGGATATTGTGATTCCGTTCGAAGTATTGACAGTTCCGGGTGAGTATTTCGGCGGGGCATACCCTGTATGCGCCCAATTTCAAGAGAAAGCCAAACGCATCGAAGCAGTGAAAAAGAATCTTGAATTGACTTTTGAACGCTGCATCGAAGTAGCCAAAAACCAAGTCGGGCGCGCCATCAATGCCGCCAAATCCATGTTTCCACATAAAGACCGTTCGGAAATACTGGCCATGTTCGAAGCCGACCATGACTTATTGCCAAAACGCTTAAGCCTCGAAGTGTATTCATGTACTGAAAACCATGCAACGGCCATACATGACAAACCCGAAGGCAGTTTATGGCTTAACGAATCTGCCCAAGTTTTACTTGAAATGGCCATCGAACAAAAAAACAAAATGACGAAGCTCATCGAAGCCAAGCACGAAGAAGATTATCTGAATCTTATGTACGACCGATACGCATATAGATTTTAA
- a CDS encoding replication initiation factor domain-containing protein → MIEVPLRRGKANSAFIDQISFSIHEDTFSLLAGYPLVADDEYIVRASMVLADIFGFGITEKAKHSGGRFYDSCWLMGTDNAQYGRVHFGGQNNTMLIEVTATGCNAASDGWESRLYNFILQAVRPKITRIDIAKDFFQGEYTPEQAKADRLAGKFTNHHMMPDGESVGTDWESNNGKGKTYYVGSRESSKYVRVYEKGKQLGDKESQWVRFEIEFKAKDIVIPFEVLTVPGEYFGGAYPVCAQFQEKAKRIEAVKKNLELTFERCIEVAKNQVGRAINAAKSMFPHKDRSEILAMFEADHDLLPKRLSLEVYSCTENHATAIHDKPEGSLWLNESAQVLLEMAIEQKNKMTKLIEAKHEEDYLNLMYDRYAYRF, encoded by the coding sequence TTGATTGAAGTTCCTTTGCGTCGTGGTAAAGCCAATTCCGCATTCATCGACCAAATCAGTTTTTCAATCCACGAAGATACATTTTCACTGCTCGCCGGTTATCCATTGGTTGCCGATGATGAATACATCGTCCGCGCATCTATGGTTCTGGCCGATATTTTTGGTTTCGGTATTACCGAAAAAGCCAAGCATTCGGGTGGTCGTTTTTATGATTCATGCTGGTTGATGGGTACAGACAATGCCCAATATGGCCGCGTCCATTTTGGTGGGCAAAACAATACCATGCTGATTGAAGTCACGGCCACAGGTTGCAATGCAGCATCTGACGGTTGGGAATCACGACTTTATAACTTCATCCTACAGGCAGTCCGTCCCAAAATTACCCGTATCGACATTGCCAAAGACTTTTTTCAAGGCGAATACACGCCCGAGCAGGCCAAAGCCGACCGTCTCGCCGGTAAGTTCACAAACCATCACATGATGCCCGATGGCGAATCAGTCGGCACGGATTGGGAATCAAACAACGGCAAGGGCAAAACCTACTATGTAGGCTCCCGTGAATCGTCCAAATACGTTCGCGTTTACGAAAAAGGCAAGCAACTTGGCGACAAAGAAAGCCAGTGGGTGCGTTTTGAAATTGAATTCAAAGCCAAGGATATTGTGATTCCGTTCGAAGTATTGACAGTTCCGGGTGAGTATTTCGGCGGGGCATACCCTGTATGCGCCCAATTTCAAGAGAAAGCCAAACGCATCGAAGCAGTGAAAAAGAATCTTGAATTGACTTTTGAACGCTGCATCGAAGTAGCCAAAAACCAAGTCGGGCGCGCCATCAATGCCGCCAAATCCATGTTTCCACATAAAGACCGTTCGGAAATACTGGCCATGTTCGAAGCCGACCATGACTTATTGCCAAAACGCTTAAGCCTCGAAGTGTATTCATGTACTGAAAACCATGCAACGGCCATACATGACAAACCCGAAGGCAGTTTATGGCTTAACGAATCTGCCCAAGTTTTACTTGAAATGGCCATCGAACAAAAAAACAAAATGACGAAGCTCATCGAAGCCAAGCACGAAGAAGATTATCTGAATCTTATGTACGACCGATACGCATATAGATTTTAA
- the mutL gene encoding DNA mismatch repair endonuclease MutL produces MSRIAALPDHLVNQIAAGEVVERPANALKEIVENSIDAGATAIEVELAGGGIRLIRVSDNGGGIHPDDIELALHRHATSKIKTLNDLEHVASMGFRGEGLASIASVSRLILTSRQDGSAHATQVKAEDGKLSNPTAAAHPVGTTIEAAELFFNTPARRKFLKSENTEYAHCATMLERLALAHPHIAFSLKRDGKQVFKLPAQSLHERIAAIVGEDFQAASLEIDSGNGALRLYGAIAKPTFAKGKTDKQYCFVNHRFVRDKVMLHAVKQAYRDVLHNALTPAFVLFLDLPPEAVDVNVHPTKTEIRFRDSQQVHQLVFHTLNKALADTRADLTESVGNAGEVLHEITGIRPTATSSENEHHQFLQNPTASSENIFAAAPSAHASEPRNAFSSGKTAPMPYQAARAPQQRSLSLRESRAALNTYAELFKNTAADEADIELAQFEQARFGSTSATSSENPARSFSDDPKPELPPLGFAIAQLLGIYILAQAEDSLLLIDMHAAAERVNYEKMKRQRQENGNLQSQRLLIPVTFAASHEECAALADHADALAGFGLELSDMGGNTLAVRAVPAMLGKADVVSLAKDVLGELAQVGSSQTIEEHENHILATMSCHGSVRAGRQLTLPEMNALLRDMENTPRSNQCNHGRPTWVKLTLKELDALFLRGQ; encoded by the coding sequence ATGTCCCGAATCGCCGCCCTGCCCGACCACCTCGTCAACCAAATCGCCGCCGGCGAAGTGGTCGAACGCCCCGCCAACGCCCTCAAAGAAATCGTCGAAAACAGCATAGACGCAGGCGCGACGGCGATTGAAGTCGAGCTGGCAGGCGGTGGCATCCGCCTCATCCGCGTCAGCGACAACGGCGGCGGCATCCACCCCGACGACATCGAACTCGCACTCCACCGCCACGCCACCAGTAAAATCAAAACCTTAAACGATTTGGAGCATGTCGCCAGCATGGGCTTTCGCGGCGAAGGCTTGGCAAGCATCGCCTCCGTCAGCCGCCTGATCCTGACCAGCCGCCAAGACGGCAGCGCGCACGCGACCCAAGTCAAAGCCGAAGACGGCAAACTCAGCAACCCCACCGCCGCCGCCCATCCTGTCGGCACCACCATCGAAGCTGCCGAACTCTTCTTCAACACCCCCGCGCGGCGCAAGTTCCTCAAATCCGAAAACACCGAATACGCCCACTGCGCCACCATGCTCGAACGCCTCGCGCTGGCACATCCGCACATTGCCTTCTCGCTCAAACGCGACGGCAAACAAGTGTTCAAACTCCCCGCCCAAAGCCTGCACGAACGCATAGCCGCCATCGTCGGCGAAGACTTTCAGGCGGCATCTTTAGAAATCGACAGCGGCAACGGCGCGCTGCGGCTCTACGGCGCCATCGCCAAACCCACCTTCGCCAAAGGCAAAACCGACAAACAATATTGCTTCGTCAACCACCGCTTCGTGCGCGACAAAGTCATGCTTCACGCCGTCAAACAGGCATACCGCGACGTATTGCACAACGCCCTCACCCCCGCCTTCGTCCTCTTCCTCGACCTGCCGCCCGAAGCCGTCGACGTCAACGTCCACCCCACCAAAACCGAAATCCGCTTCCGCGACAGCCAGCAGGTACACCAACTCGTGTTCCACACCCTCAACAAAGCCCTCGCCGACACCCGCGCCGACTTGACCGAAAGCGTCGGCAACGCAGGCGAAGTGTTGCACGAAATCACCGGCATCCGTCCCACGGCAACGTCGTCTGAAAACGAGCATCATCAGTTTCTCCAAAACCCGACCGCGTCGTCTGAAAACATCTTCGCCGCCGCACCCAGCGCACACGCTTCCGAACCGCGCAACGCCTTCAGCTCCGGCAAAACCGCCCCCATGCCCTATCAGGCAGCACGCGCGCCGCAACAGCGCAGCCTATCCCTGCGCGAAAGCCGCGCCGCCCTCAACACCTACGCCGAACTCTTCAAAAACACCGCAGCCGATGAAGCGGACATAGAGCTGGCACAATTCGAACAAGCCCGCTTCGGCAGCACATCCGCCACGTCGTCTGAAAACCCCGCACGCAGCTTTTCAGACGACCCCAAACCCGAACTGCCGCCGCTCGGCTTCGCCATCGCCCAATTATTAGGCATCTACATCCTCGCCCAAGCCGAAGACAGCCTGCTGCTCATCGACATGCACGCTGCCGCCGAGCGTGTCAACTACGAAAAAATGAAACGCCAGCGGCAAGAAAACGGCAACCTGCAAAGCCAACGCCTGCTCATCCCCGTTACCTTCGCCGCGTCCCACGAAGAATGCGCCGCCCTCGCCGACCACGCCGACGCACTGGCAGGCTTTGGTCTGGAACTGTCCGACATGGGCGGCAACACCCTCGCCGTCCGCGCCGTCCCCGCCATGCTCGGCAAAGCCGATGTCGTCTCGCTTGCCAAAGACGTATTGGGCGAACTCGCCCAAGTCGGCAGCAGCCAAACCATCGAAGAACACGAAAACCACATCCTCGCCACCATGTCCTGCCACGGTTCCGTCCGCGCCGGCCGCCAGCTCACCCTGCCCGAAATGAACGCCCTCCTGCGCGACATGGAAAACACCCCGCGCAGCAACCAATGCAACCACGGCCGCCCGACCTGGGTGAAACTGACGCTAAAAGAACTGGACGCACTGTTTTTACGCGGACAATAA
- a CDS encoding EVE domain-containing protein, producing MSNSYIDRRTEIYNQRNQNKITLSLRLSIKDDLILQELADAWETTRQDIINDLIQEFIIQDWENKRMIDKQKDEEFDNSTTTRYFLLNTNSANDLEDHNFMMTNQVAAAFEDGYKEKICRIKKGDYVFLYASGQGIVAYGQATGIVEKTHHYGVDNKTFFQKLEHFVDLSQNPIKARQVKSILGRSFPFAQTLSQITDGEKLLENLK from the coding sequence ATGTCCAACAGCTATATCGACCGCCGCACAGAAATATATAACCAACGAAATCAAAATAAGATTACGTTGAGTTTACGTTTATCCATTAAAGATGATTTGATTTTGCAAGAGCTTGCCGATGCTTGGGAAACAACCCGCCAAGACATCATTAATGATTTAATTCAAGAATTCATTATTCAAGACTGGGAGAACAAACGAATGATTGACAAACAAAAAGACGAAGAATTTGATAATTCAACTACAACACGATATTTCTTATTAAATACTAATAGTGCCAACGACTTGGAAGACCATAATTTCATGATGACAAACCAAGTAGCTGCTGCATTTGAAGATGGCTACAAAGAAAAAATCTGTCGGATTAAAAAAGGAGACTATGTATTCCTATACGCCTCCGGACAAGGAATTGTTGCATATGGTCAAGCAACAGGAATTGTAGAGAAAACCCATCATTATGGTGTTGATAATAAAACATTTTTTCAAAAACTGGAACATTTTGTCGATTTAAGTCAAAATCCAATCAAAGCAAGACAGGTTAAATCCATTTTGGGACGTTCTTTTCCTTTTGCTCAAACATTATCTCAGATTACTGATGGGGAAAAATTGTTGGAGAATCTCAAATAA
- a CDS encoding helix-turn-helix domain-containing protein, whose amino-acid sequence MSKYTLHFKYQAVLHYLHIRSQQRTADHYGISRTHLRRWIRAYQEGGIGALEHPQSKTMPQHRKNPFIADKPDQEKTQAELIEELCYMRAEVAYLKELKALSQKQTAKDKAKPSKH is encoded by the coding sequence ATGAGCAAATATACATTACACTTCAAATACCAAGCCGTACTCCACTACCTGCATATACGCAGCCAACAACGTACCGCAGACCACTACGGCATTTCCCGAACCCACCTGAGACGATGGATACGCGCCTATCAAGAAGGCGGTATCGGCGCACTCGAACATCCCCAATCCAAAACCATGCCCCAACACCGCAAAAACCCCTTCATCGCAGATAAACCCGACCAAGAAAAAACACAGGCAGAGCTTATTGAAGAACTGTGCTATATGCGCGCAGAGGTCGCCTACCTAAAGGAGTTAAAAGCCCTCAGCCAAAAGCAGACCGCAAAGGACAAAGCCAAACCGTCCAAACACTGA
- a CDS encoding IS3 family transposase → MLYARRGRLPKGVKSPQPKADRKGQSQTVQTLRAQHPLKYLLHIANLPKSSFYYHHQDRPDPEAADKALLVETYRRHKGRYGQRRIAAALGWNRKKVARLMKQMELKALIRAKKAYRHPAMGEISEHLLKRRFKARKPNEKWLTDVTELKGKDGKLYLSPILDLFNREIVAYAMSRRADSEMVKEMLEKAAPRLTAKGTMLHSDQGVLYRTSGYRELLAEYSMVQSMSRKANCWDNAPMESFFAVLKTECFYNAGELTVDELMKQIDDYMDYYNRERCSLKLKKLSPVAYRTQLAQSA, encoded by the coding sequence GTGCTATATGCGCGCAGAGGTCGCCTACCTAAAGGAGTTAAAAGCCCTCAGCCAAAAGCAGACCGCAAAGGACAAAGCCAAACCGTCCAAACACTGAGGGCGCAACACCCGCTCAAATACCTGCTGCACATCGCAAACCTGCCCAAAAGCAGCTTTTACTACCATCACCAAGACCGACCCGATCCCGAAGCAGCCGACAAAGCCCTCCTTGTCGAAACCTACCGGCGGCATAAAGGACGCTACGGACAAAGGCGCATTGCCGCAGCATTGGGTTGGAACCGCAAAAAAGTGGCGCGGTTGATGAAGCAGATGGAACTGAAAGCCCTCATACGGGCGAAAAAAGCCTACCGCCATCCCGCCATGGGCGAAATATCGGAACACCTCCTCAAACGCCGGTTCAAAGCCCGAAAGCCCAACGAAAAATGGCTGACCGACGTTACCGAACTCAAAGGGAAGGACGGCAAACTGTACCTCTCGCCAATCTTGGACTTGTTCAACCGCGAGATCGTCGCCTACGCCATGAGCCGCAGAGCCGACAGCGAAATGGTGAAGGAAATGCTCGAAAAAGCCGCCCCCCGTCTGACTGCTAAAGGAACGATGCTGCATTCGGACCAAGGCGTGCTGTACCGTACGTCGGGATATAGGGAATTGCTTGCGGAGTATTCCATGGTTCAAAGCATGTCGCGAAAGGCGAACTGTTGGGACAATGCGCCGATGGAAAGCTTCTTTGCGGTGTTAAAGACGGAGTGTTTCTATAACGCAGGTGAATTGACGGTAGATGAATTGATGAAGCAGATAGATGACTATATGGATTACTACAACCGGGAGCGTTGCAGTTTGAAATTGAAAAAGCTGAGTCCTGTCGCATACAGAACCCAGCTTGCACAGAGCGCCTGA
- the ribBA gene encoding bifunctional 3,4-dihydroxy-2-butanone-4-phosphate synthase/GTP cyclohydrolase II — MNTTDLRRRNLRQWIADKYGGQQTRFAEAIAINQGELSALLKNKSFGEKKARKIEQAAQMPAMWLDQEHATAQPDHQERRTMPHISSIPEILADIKAGKMVIITDAEDRENEGDLLMAAQFVTPEAINFMIKHARGLVCLPMEGSMVERLGLPMMTQKNGAQYGTNFTVSIEAAQGITTGISAADRALTIQTAVSPTAKPEDIVQPGHIFPLRAQKGGVLVRAGHTEAGVDLAQMNGLIPAAVICEIINDDGTMARMPELMKFAEEHNLKIGTITDLIEYRSRTESLLEDMGNAPVQTPWGEFQQHVYVDKLSGETHLALVKGKPTADTETLVRVHEPFSVMDFIQANPRHSWSLPKALERIQQAESGVVILLHRTEDGATLLDRTLPKGANQAYKWDSKSYGIGAQILAGLNVGKLRVLGQPSAFTGLTGFGLEVVGFEEAENK; from the coding sequence ATGAACACCACCGACCTGCGCCGCCGCAACCTGCGGCAATGGATAGCGGACAAATACGGCGGCCAGCAAACCCGTTTTGCCGAAGCCATCGCCATCAACCAAGGCGAATTGTCCGCCCTTCTGAAAAACAAATCCTTTGGCGAGAAAAAAGCCCGCAAAATCGAACAGGCGGCGCAAATGCCCGCCATGTGGCTGGATCAAGAACACGCCACAGCCCAACCCGACCATCAAGAAAGACGCACCATGCCCCACATTTCCTCCATCCCCGAAATCCTCGCCGACATCAAAGCCGGCAAAATGGTCATCATCACCGACGCGGAAGACCGCGAAAACGAAGGCGATTTGCTGATGGCGGCGCAGTTCGTCACCCCCGAAGCCATCAACTTCATGATCAAACACGCGCGCGGACTGGTTTGCCTGCCGATGGAAGGCAGCATGGTCGAGCGGCTCGGCCTGCCCATGATGACCCAGAAAAACGGCGCGCAATACGGCACCAACTTCACCGTTTCCATCGAAGCGGCGCAAGGCATCACCACCGGCATTTCCGCCGCCGACCGCGCCCTGACCATCCAAACCGCCGTCTCTCCGACCGCCAAACCCGAAGACATCGTCCAACCCGGCCACATCTTCCCGCTGCGTGCGCAAAAAGGCGGCGTCCTAGTACGCGCCGGACACACCGAAGCCGGCGTCGATTTGGCACAAATGAACGGGCTAATCCCCGCCGCCGTCATCTGCGAAATCATCAACGACGACGGCACCATGGCGCGTATGCCCGAGCTGATGAAGTTCGCCGAAGAACACAACCTCAAAATCGGCACGATTACCGACCTTATCGAATACCGCAGCCGCACCGAAAGCCTGCTCGAAGACATGGGCAACGCCCCCGTACAAACCCCGTGGGGCGAATTCCAGCAACACGTTTACGTCGACAAACTCTCCGGCGAAACCCACCTCGCCCTCGTCAAAGGCAAGCCCACCGCCGACACCGAAACCCTCGTCCGCGTACACGAACCCTTCAGCGTCATGGACTTCATCCAAGCCAACCCGCGCCATTCCTGGTCGCTGCCCAAAGCCCTTGAACGCATCCAGCAAGCCGAAAGCGGCGTCGTCATCCTCCTGCACCGCACCGAAGACGGCGCCACCCTGCTCGACCGCACCCTGCCCAAAGGCGCCAACCAAGCCTACAAATGGGACAGCAAAAGCTACGGCATCGGCGCACAAATCCTCGCCGGCCTCAACGTCGGCAAACTGCGCGTGTTAGGACAGCCCTCCGCCTTCACCGGACTGACCGGCTTCGGCTTGGAAGTCGTCGGCTTTGAAGAAGCAGAAAACAAATAA
- a CDS encoding DUF4230 domain-containing protein has product MKMVYRLILISIFCALAAAGGWFYAQHRNDNAHEAISREGVLMQIKQMNRLESTAFYIDTIIRTEKKGDWRRLWQDSQSGLFIVRGKVLAGLDLDKLHADNVNIVDGKVLISLPPVEILSVDLENIEVYDIQTGSFNLLPVDKAVFKTVQDEAKKQVLASACKAQILDHANRQAQTQLENLFALTQTQVSVYPAAVGQCK; this is encoded by the coding sequence ATGAAAATGGTTTACCGATTGATTTTAATATCTATTTTTTGTGCGCTCGCAGCGGCGGGCGGCTGGTTTTATGCCCAGCACCGCAACGACAACGCCCATGAAGCGATTTCGCGCGAAGGCGTTTTGATGCAGATTAAGCAGATGAACCGCTTGGAAAGCACGGCTTTTTACATCGATACCATCATCCGCACCGAGAAAAAAGGCGACTGGCGCAGATTGTGGCAGGACTCGCAAAGCGGTCTGTTTATCGTGCGCGGCAAAGTGTTGGCGGGCTTGGATTTGGACAAACTTCACGCCGACAACGTCAATATCGTGGACGGAAAAGTCCTCATCAGCCTGCCGCCCGTAGAAATCCTCAGCGTCGATTTGGAAAATATCGAGGTGTACGACATCCAAACCGGCTCGTTCAACCTTTTGCCCGTGGATAAGGCAGTGTTCAAAACCGTGCAGGACGAAGCCAAAAAACAAGTCCTCGCCAGCGCGTGTAAAGCCCAGATTTTGGATCACGCCAACCGCCAGGCGCAAACGCAGCTTGAAAACCTGTTTGCCCTGACGCAGACGCAGGTATCGGTTTATCCGGCGGCAGTGGGGCAGTGTAAATAG